tacacaaccaACAGACGAcaacactgcagctacacaaccaACAGACCAACAACACTTCAGCTACACAACAACAGACCGACAACACTTCAGCTACACAACCAACTGGGTTGCTGGAACGCTGGGAAGTCAGAGACTAGCATAAAGATGCCGACCGTCCGCCTGTCCGACACGCGATGGTCCCAACCAAAGCATCAGTAGAGTCATGGTTCCTAAAGGCCAAACTAATGAGTTTCTCTAAAGGGGAAGTTTCAAAACGTGACTCGAAAGCCGAATCCAGGAGCCCAAGTTTTTTGACTCGTTATTAATCTAGGCTCGGAGGTAATTTAAGGACAGAAATGGTGGAGATTGAATTGGTCATGTATAATCACCAAAACATGTTCCACAGTCTCGGATGATGTAATTATAACAAAGATATATTTCTTTACTTGACACAAGAAGTAGGAAGTACCGATTTAGAAGCTAAAAGTGTAAAGTGGGTTTGGTATCAAAGttgatttaaaataatgaatgatTTTTGAAATGTGCGTGGCGCCGTGCAGCTACGCTTATTTTCACTGATGATGAATTCGTCGATTATTCTGGATTCATAATTATGACAgcaggtcctcagtttacgacatCATTGACCTAAAGCGTTTCGTCGTTATGTCAGAACTGGTTTACTGGAACTAGTTGCAGATTAAGCGGATAACGTCGTTCATGCGgtgctatcagacggctttgtttccattctctggttgtacgccaccttggactgtgctacattcactaacttttatGCCCTTATTATGGCTCCAAGTGTAAGTAGACtttctgatgcttggaagaaaaaggaaagccatctccatggaagtgaaattagataaaATTAAAACGCTGGGATCAGGGCCAAACACCGACACAATCTTCCAGttgcagctttgtttacattttcactgagTTCCGACTTATGTTGAAAATCACGTGACGTCGCGCCGTCGGAACGGAACTCTGATGTGATCAAGACCCCCTGTTATGTTTGattctaaaatgtcaaaaatgtcagtCAGTGTTTCCCAGATCAAAGGAAGACaaatgttttggttttggaCGTGGCAAATCTTATGTCATGCTAACATAGATACCATCAGCTgaacaacattttctttttgtgcgACCCCTTAGAGGGGTCCTGAGCCATATGTTGGGAACAGGCAGGTGGACGCTGGCATACTTCAGCTCCACATCCTTAACTTTAATAAAAGGcctttttccactgcaggaaggGTTCAGACAGAAGAACCATCCCTGTGGAGATAAACAGATTTCTTAACTAACAGTCATTCAATTATTGGAaccaaattaaaggaaaagacTTTGTTCCATCTGATCAGGCTAGCTTTAACGATAGACGTGCAGTTAGCCTCCAGGTCACTGTCCTACTAGTCTCCAGTTCATCTTTAAAACACAAGCTCTGGTGAGGTCATTAACCTCCACAGGGTCTTTGTCATGGTACCTACCACTAGCTAAACTGCTTGTCAATAGGAACTTAGTCCACTGGACCACTTCTCAGGGTAACTTACACCAGTAAACAgtagaggctccacctggtggaacaaccaggtactacagctggaacaaatattgtcaaaatgacctaaaacttGTCCAAGACTGCTCAagatttgtctaaaatgactgaaacttgTCCATAATTACTTGAAAACTAGTCTTAAATGTCTAGAAATTGGTAGctgaactcccacaatgctctctggtTGCCAAATTGAACttctgtagtctgagtgacgcctcctccAGTCTCTGCAGTATTAAGCAgaaagaggctccacctggggaacaaccaggtactgcagctgaaaacCGCAGATCATTAAGCACCACAGCAGTCTTTGTCATGTGCCCACTGCTAGCCTCCAATCCAGAACTGGCGTTTACATCGTTTTTTCAGGCTAAAAGGGCCAAACTGGGCAGTTTCCTTCCTGCAGTGGACAAAGCCTGATGAATGGAATGTTACCAGACcagtatataaagatggatgacacacagacacacacatagacacacccAACATACACAGACACCCACATTCTCAGCAGCAGGTACTGTTAaactcctccctccttcctggTGCTTCAACATTCAACAAAACACGCCGACCGGCCCCGCCTCCGTCCTCAACTCGTCCAATCAGACGCCGTCGTCTGGACGTCCCGGCAACCAGTCCTACACTGACGACAACACAAACAGGGGAGGGAGGCCACATGACCACGACATCATCACCGCCGCCGCCCATCGGAGCAGGGACTCCAGGAAGCTGCCGTTGCCTAGCAACAAGaggacagttttttaaaaaattaataaaacaaaacaaaagcctcCTGGAGGAGAAGGAAAGGTGAAAGGACCCATCGGCCAATCAGAACGGAGCTCTGTGTCCTGTTCCATAGTGTGTATAACAGactgaggacacacacacactcacacacacacacacacactccactgCTACAATGAAGATGAAGATAATTAATATAAGAGTCTGTTTTTCACCTCAATAGAGAGAAAAACGGTTTTTCAATATTAATTATCTATGTGAGAGAGAGAGCGTGTAGTGACGCCGTCCTGTGTGCGCGTGTTTTTTCCACTGACAGTTAGCTGGTGTCCCGGTGTAGCGTTGCCCATGACGACTCGTTGTGTTTAGCGGTGACACCCTTTTTTTTGTTcggtttttgtttgtctttttagcGAACAGAGCTGCCGCCGCCCCCACCCCTTCCCCTCCATCCGTCCCTCCCCATCGCCGCCATACCATAGCAACCGGCAGTGGCGGCGTTGGAGATCTAGCGGCGGCCCAGCTGTGGTTAGTTTGGATATTCTGATTATGCATATCTCGTTTCTGTATATAGGCCAGACGGTCCAACACCCGTAGCGTCTCCGTCTGTTCCCACCGTCCAGACGCAGCAACACAACCCTGTACTGTGACGTCTGCTTTCTACGACAACTGGAGTGTAACCTTCAACACACTCTCCGcctgtctcctctctctgcctgctctctctctacctctgttctctctctgttttctctggTGCCATTCTCAAGACAACACCGGTCTTAAGGCGACTGGCACCGCCGCGGGAAACATCGATCACCAGGGCTTTAAGGTGGACGTTGAAGGAACGTTTGGGTTTTCTGATCGTCTTCAATGCAGCGCTCAACATGCGACATGTTCAAGAACGGAAGTCACACCCAGGCTGACTAATATGTTCGGCTTTGGCGTCATCTATATTAGAACAGAGTCTCTGCCATTGTGCTCCTTTACTAActaactcccacaatgctcttgCTTGCCAATATGAACTCTGTCGTGCTAATTGATGCCTCCTCTGTTTCTACAGGATTAAAACGGAAGacggctccacctggtggaacagcCAGGTTACACAGCAAAGACAAATACTGGTTCCAATATACCCAAACTTTCCTACATAAACCTGGAATCCcaactttacatattttaaccCTTTTGCCAAATATTTGCCTAAAAATCCACCCAAATTTATTTCGATCACAATATGATCTAAAAGGACAACCTTAAATTCTGCTGATCAAAACAACTAGAGTacagatgcaatatttaaaagttttcttACTGCAATCAACAGTTTAATCAATGAATTATACAAATGTGGATCAGTCGATGTTATCACTCAGCTGAGGAAGCCAGTTGGAACTACCAGtcattaaaatgttccagttgGTTAAAGAACTTTGTCCCAGTTGACTACAAATATTCTTTGCTACCTGAGTCTGTTGGAGGCATTATACCACACAGAGTTATTGTCATGGGCTCGTTGGCTGCTAAAACTCCCAACGGCAGTTTTAAGGCATGTTTACACTTGGATAATGTTAAATTTGTATCTTAAAACACAACAGTAAAAAACCACGATTCTTGTTCTGATCCGGTTCTTTGGGTTCTGTTGAGAACATCTCGGGTCAGGAAACCAAATAGTTGCTGGGAACGTGAGAACACCACGTCCAGAAACAGAGCAATATCCAAATGAGCTTCTTCCATTATTGTGCTGTGAAACTGAATTAAGACGGATCTTGATCAAACTGCAACGTTCCCAACACACACTTTGACCGGCATCTTCAGCGTCAGCAGACGTCATTAGTCGGATGTAGAACATTACTGAACTATTTATGGTGTTTTGGGAACAACGTTTGGAGCAGAAGTGTTTGATTCTGGACACCAGATATTCTGGAACtcatgttgacattttaaaCTGCCTAAAACACATGTGGGATTGAGATCAAAGAACGGATTTTGTTGGACgctaacatttattttacattccgTAACAAATTTACAGCGATATTCTTGTCGTAtctttctgcagtttgtttGATAGAAATCAAACATCTTTCAGGAACTAAAAAGAAGCTCAGTTTGGATCTAAGTGAAGTCTCATAAACTTACGAGACTATCCTTTAAACATAAGATGCTGTCGCAATTTTCTCCATGAAATAAACCAAATATGGTGACAGATAACACAAATCAACCAACAATAAGGCCTCTTTCAACTCAAACGTATTTCAGAGACGTGGTCGATGCGCGGAGGTGTGGTTGCATTACTGATGTACGATGTTGCATTCACGTCACGTTGATctgcgacagggcgtcccattcttggtgaggcgacagggcgtcccattcctgaccatcgtatttataccctccccttcaataatagtgccctccacagctgcgagtgtgacttcttttggagtgacactcggtagtggggggagtgtgtagggggggtTTGGGATCCAGCCTTGGTGGTAACCGATGGTAAATACACTCTGATCAAGAGACACCTGGTGCGACTGATGGAAATAGTAACTCATAATTAATAATCAATAACTGTAACTGACTTGAGGTTAGAAGTCGATGATGACATCATTGAGGAAGTTTCCTTCCTGAAGACAGATCAGATCCTCATTGGTCACCGGATCCGTCCTTTACTGGGAGCTTCAGGATACTGGATCAGCCTGGAGACCAGAATAGCGTTCATAgttactggttctactggtgttaCTGGTCTTAGtggttctactgatgttacTGCTTCTACTGGTCTTACTGGTCTCACTGACTGTATTGGTTCTACTGGTGTTACTTGGTCTTATTGGTTCTACTGGTGTTACTGGTCTTATTGGTTTCTACTGGTCTTAGTGGTTCTACTGGTGTTACTGGTCTTACTGACTGTATTGGTTCTACTGGTGTTACTGGTCTTATTGGTTCTCCTGGTGTTACTGGTCTTATTGGTTCTCCTGGTGTTACTGGTCTTATTGGTTCTACTGGTGTTACTGGTCTTATtggttctactgatgttacTGCTTCTACTGGTGTTACTGGTCTTATTGGTTCTACTGGTGTTACTGGTCTTAGtggttctactgatgttacTGCTTCTACTGGGTGTTACTGGTCTTACTGGTCTCACTGACTGTATTGGTTCTACTGGTGTTACTGGTcttactggttctactggtcttACTGGTTCTACCTGGTGGGCAGCTCAGCAGACGTTCTGGTCTTGTTCCTGAGGCTGCAGCTCAGCTGGTTGGACCTCTGAAAGCAGAAGAGTTTCTTTAGTGTCTTTAAACCATCAGGATCCTTTAATCCTGAAGACCCAGGTCCTCACCTTAGGACTGTAGGTCTTCGGAGGACCAGAGGACCTTCTGACGGTGGAGTGTCCCAGCAGTCTGAGGAGGTGCTGGTCCACAGGAGGAGGGCAGCTGTGCAGGAGGAGCAGTCCATCAGCCCATTCCAGAGGAGACGCTGGACCAGAACCACAGGACCGGCCCTCCTGGTACGGATCCATGTCCAGGATGGAGGCCAGCAGGGCCGCCTGAAgctcctgcagctgctcctTCAACACCAGCAGAACAAAGGAGCAGGAAGGCCCTGCAGAGACCAGGAGGCACCAGAccaggaggaacaggaggaaccCCACCATGAGGGACCACGAAAGACCACATAAATTATTTAACAAGTTTAAATCATACCTCTGACTTTGTGTCACATCATAATGAGTCTTACCGGAGGAGGTCTGGATGGCCGACAGCTCCGTCTTCAGCAGGTTGGCCTGAGCGTCCGTCACCCACAGGAAGACCAGCGAGGGGGCGGGGCCTTCCCAGGACGCCAGCAGAGCCCCGCCCCGAGCCACGCCCCCATCCCAAACACCATAACCCCGAACCTGAGACGCCACCACAGTCACCTCCCCTTCCtcaacacctggaacacacaAAGGTGAATGGATAGAAGAGTctaaaaaacatgaatattaaCACACAGAAGGTAAAAAACCTGGATATCaatgcacaaaagtacaaaaaaatctagatattaatgttcaaaaagaaatatatttCAAAGATTACGATCAATTACTGTAAATTtatctgacaaaaacacaagacatttTAGGTGggataaaaacagacaactcCAGACAAAAGTGGTGAAATACTAAGATCCTGAGAAAACGCTGTCAGTTCGTGAAACGTGATGATGGTTACCTTTGACAGGGATAGTGATGGCGTGTTCAGTGACCTgaggagaaaacagaagaataaaacatgatttctCATTGTGGTGTTTaacagaacacctgaacatgatttattgttattactactattattcTGCTGTTTAACTGGCAGGGTTTAGGACGTTTCTTGGCTCTTGTTTTTTaaacacacaatgaaacaaaccaaaaaaacctGGAACCCTGAAAACACATGAGAGTCATTAAAGCTGAACACGCTGCTCTGAGCCAATCAGATCGCTGCATTCAgataggagtgtgtgtgtgtgtgtgtgtgtgtgtgtgcgtattgGAAGCGGACGTGGAAAAAGAGAAGCCAGCCTAAAGTGTTGAAGTtggacagaaatgtttcatccgTTTGCTGCCAGAGAACACATTTGAATGCGTTTGTACCGACTTCAACATGCGTGTAACGTAAACAGAACATACATGTGCAAATCACACACGGAGGACAAGCAGAGAGAGACAGTTTAAGCTGTACATTAAAGACAAGTCCACAAAGTCAGCGACTGTCATGGAGATTAATAAGAATACGGATATAAATGGACAGCAGTATGAATGTTTTCAGCTTGACGAGATGAAAAAtggtgtttttcaaaataaaagcttcagATTTCCCAGACTGTGCTGACTATGAGGACTTTTATGTTGAAAGTGTTTGAATGACGTCAGGATTGTTGAGGAAAACTGATGACTCACCGTCATCATCCCGTTGGCGTCCACTTCCGTCAGGCCGGAGTGGAGCGAAGCAAACGGCAGCTGCAGGTAGGAGGGCGGAGCTTCAGGTGGACTCACCTGTCAGACGACACACAGGTGGAGTTTAGCACACAACAAGAGCACACACCAAGACGCACAACAaggacacatacacacacaaagaccAGGAACAGAGGCAAagtcaacacaaaaagatgcagattCAGCGCAAACTGAGACACAAGCAGCCgttagacacacaaaaagacgaCTAGAGACAGAAATtacagcaaagacacacaagatgAACACAACCAAAGCAACCAGAAACAACAACCACACAGTCTGACAAATAAgtacaaaacagcaacaaagacacactaagctctgaaaaaaacatgatattaacacacaaaactggccaaaatgaaaacacaaaaaacacaagaaatgtctaaaatctggatattaatgcacagaAATACCAAAACTATGGACATTAACACATGGAAGTGTCAAACACCTGGATATCAATGCAAAAGAcatgtcaaaaaatgaatattaatgcacagAAGTACCAAATATATAGATATTAGTGCACAGAGTGTGTAAAAGctgcacatgaacacacaaaccAGAACAAAGTGAGGATAATAACAGCCCAGTGTGGATCCTAAGGCATGACACAGTGAATAACTAGGGCAGTTTAAAGAGCTGTGATCAGAGTTAGTGGTGGGTCATGTGCTGGTCTCCAGGTGGACTCTAAATAAAACCTCCTGGATCTAACAGGAGGACCTGGAGCTGTTTGTTCAGCACAAGAACACACTGTTGTTATGATCAGAGCTTCTCCATGTCCCACTATGTTCTCATCACTGAGAGAACATGGAAACGCTGCCAGAACATTCTGACAACAGCACGATTCCTCCTgttacacacataaaaacacgaTAGGAGGGAAATATGGAGGAAGTAACCTCAATAAACTcgatattaaccctttaagcttcagtgtaccgccggcggtacacctactaatttgcataggaatttcaagaatgtccgacggccgcaaacgcgcttatacaaacactatacgccgatggaaagcttagattctcatgaatccgccggtataaaccactttcagatgtgattaccacagcgggtgagaaaaacacatttgtccgacaaaaacaaatattcatccatccgttctctatacacggcttcaacgtacacagcgcgactcacatttccgggtttattattacacacaaaaaaaaatattccacaaaaaacggccataatccaaccttttacatcagatgacacaagccaggaaactattttatccaaaacatgtcctgaagtcggtataaaatccccgaatcggtcgttttcaaggaaatgcacctcgcgatgcgcgtccaatattccccgtatttttcgtaattttttttatttaaaaatagaatattagtgatttttttgtactgaaaacggctggaattgactgaagcttaaagggttaacagaCCAAAGGATGAATAATCTGGATATGAATGGACTAAAGGAGCAAAAAACATGGATATTAATGgactaaaatataaaaaaaatggataCTAATGGACTAAAGTGTcaataatctggatattaacaGACTAAAGTGTCAATAATCTGAATACTAATGGACTAAAGGATCAAGAACTGCAGACTGTTGTCCAGGTGAGTCCCACCTGGTCTGATCTTTCTCTACAGGATTCGTCCAATCGGCTGCTGCTTTGAACCGTCCTGGTTTCTTCGCCTTCGTCCTCCTCTTCACTCGAAAGGACAACTGAAGGAAAAGCAGATTTAGAAACCTTTACTTGTGaccaaaaccagaaaaaaaaacagttgttttcatgttttttcacagcagacattgaGTCTGGCGTCTCTTTAAACCAACAAACAGTGGAAAACCTCCAGATAATTCACTTTATCATCTTTCCAGAcccagaaaaacagaaaatcctcaTTTAGGAAGCTAAAGCAGCCACTGCTCCACATTATTCCACTGCAGGTTCTCACGCTGAGCTGGGCCTTTAAATTTGCTGTAATTAGCAGGAACATGCTGTAAACACCAGTTGTTTACAGGCATGCTGACCCACAAACATGACGcactttaaacacacaaaaaaggctTTATAGACACACAAACTAGGTCAGTCTGCAGGCCTCA
This portion of the Acanthochromis polyacanthus isolate Apoly-LR-REF ecotype Palm Island chromosome 22, KAUST_Apoly_ChrSc, whole genome shotgun sequence genome encodes:
- the LOC127530218 gene encoding serine/arginine repetitive matrix protein 1-like, whose product is MLSPFRIPKKKQEVDCGSAHQSPLARLQSPAPTLKGYGDRPGADRVHAGNGVSSDRRRAVQRPLQAPFHQTSCRSFRDTVKTQLGLDGGGASAANHRAPGRRSGQSEPRQRAESSFCSDRWRPKRASDRLLQPEDHLPPPQKKKSVPGELPPSIALETGDSLAALQPKGHAGSPSPSPPGLQRWRTRECSGDSKEQVKGRRSPERRRSPERRRSLDIKEDLREKGRERWIEFRENNRSTVLHLRLKPKPSPRRKPSQTEPIVLSSEEEDEGEETRTVQSSSRLDESCRERSDQVSPPEAPPSYLQLPFASLHSGLTEVDANGMMTVTEHAITIPVKGVEEGEVTVVASQVRGYGVWDGGVARGGALLASWEGPAPSLVFLWVTDAQANLLKTELSAIQTSSGPSCSFVLLVLKEQLQELQAALLASILDMDPYQEGRSCGSGPASPLEWADGLLLLHSCPPPVDQHLLRLLGHSTVRRSSGPPKTYSPKRSNQLSCSLRNKTRTSAELPTRLIQYPEAPSKGRIR